The window GGTATAATTGATCATCATTAACCTCCTGGACTGTATGTAATTTACACATTCTCGCTGATGATGTCAAATAACAATTTTACAAATTGAATAGCTTTAATGCCTTGAAAAATTTACTTTTTCTTATAAAATCTACATTCACAAGGACGCTCGTAAACTCGCGCCTGTGATGCAGAGCGTTCGCGCCGCCTGCGGCGGCGCTCACCGGCATGGGGTTTTGGCAACATAATATGAAACGCGAGGGGCGGTAGCTATAAAGCCATGCAGTCGGCGCGAACGGCCGCGGGATGATCGATCCTGCGGTCCTCGCCGCCGCAGGCGGCTCCGCTTACGCTCCGGCCCCATCTCTTTGGCCGGTGCAGCGGATGTGATTCTTTGCCGTTTAGTATCAAATCACGATAAAAAGAATTTCACTAAATTTCTGATGAAAGAGGAAAATGCCAAAGGTGAACCGGTAGGAACTCTGGAATTGTATGGCAGAGCAATAAATGACACGCTATTCATTAACGACCTCAAGCATATGGATGAGGGTGAGGATGGTTACATCGACATTGATGCAGAGGAGTGCGCTTTAGCGGCAATTCTGAAAGCATTGGCCAACTATGTAATCCTCGCGGGAAGAGATAAAAATTTTGTTCAGGCATTTTTAGCGTGGGTGCAACTCAATCTCTACCCAAAGAAATATAATATTTATTCCGATCCCAATTGGAAGGCAACCACATAACAAGGCTAATTCAGCTGGCGCAAGAAAGGCGTTGGGGTCTCCCATTAAAGGGCGTGTCAAACAAAAAACACCTCTCCTGAAGGAAAAATATGGCCGTTTTCCCTTTGACAACATTTATGACTCATTTACAACAACCCTGTTTCTTTTTCGATCCGCACCCGCCACATCAAACAATGATTCGCGTGGTCATTGACCCGCATCAGTCACCCATCAGGTTCAAGGCGTGGGCGCCAAAACATCCGGCGCTGCCCCTGGTCCATTCGGGACAACCGGGACATTCTTAAATAATTAAATAATTAAATAATATGACAGAAGGGCCACAACGAACACTTTAGGATCTTACAATATTGCTCGTCCCGGAATTTATCAAGTGGTTTTCGGCGTCAGGGAAGGATATGATTGACAAATGGTATACCGTTTATTAATATTTTATTACAAAATGTCAGGAGGTATACCATGATCATAGCGAAGACTACTGAAAAGGGACATGTTATAATCCCTGCAGCCCTTAGAAAAAAGCACAACATCAAAAAGGGAACCAGAGTAGCCATATCAGAAGGGGAAGGGAACGTGATCCTGATAAAGCCGATTCCCGACGACCCCATCGAGGCATCACGAGGCATGCTGAAAGGGAAAACTTCTCTGGTTAAAGCGCTTCTGAGGGACCGGGGAGAGGAGGCGAAACGTGGATAGCGCTTACGTTCTCGACAGCTACGCACTGATCGCTCATTTTGAGGATGAAGCCGGCGGAGAACAAGTCAGAAAGGTGTTGAAAGCAGCACATGCCGGAAAGACAAAGCTTTATATGTCCGTAATAAACCTCGGTGAAATTTACTACAATACCTATCGGGAGCGTGGGCGGGAAAAAGCGGACGAGGCCGTTTTTATGATGGAGCAATTGCCGGTCACTATCGTAAATGCGGATATGGAAATCACGATGGAAGCAGCCGGTCTGAAGAGTACGCATTCCGTGGCATATGCGGATTGTTTTGCCGCAGCGCTGGGAATCAGAAAGAAGGCAAAGGTGATCACCGGCGATCCCGAGTTTAAGCGATTTGGGGAAAAGGTAATGGTTGAATGGCTCTAAACCCCAACATTGCAACGTTATGGTAAGGTAAGCTATAGGTTTTGAAGCAGCTCTTCTTTTTCCCGCTCACTGAGATAGCGCCAGGCGCCTTCGGCCAGATTGCCCAGCCGGATGTTGGCCACGCGGATGCGTTTGAGGTCCGTTACCTGGTGTCCCACCTTCCTGAGCATGCGGCGGATCTGGCGGTTTTTGCCTTCCTGCAACACCATGCGAAACCGCCGTGGGGAAAGCCGCTTGATCCGGGCCGGCCGGGTTTTGGTTCCCATCATGGGCAGGCCCTTCTCCATATGTTTCAGCGCGCCGTCCGGTATGGGGTCGGCCACGGCGACCTCGTATTCTTTTTCATGGTCAAAGGAGGGGTGAGACAGCCGGTGGTGCAGGCGGCCGTCATTGGTCAGGAGCAGGAGTCCGCAGGAATCCTTGTCCAGCCGCCCCACCGGATAAACCCGCTCGGGGATATCGATCAGGTCTAAAACGATGCGGTCGTTTTTCTGCTCGCAACTGGCGACGACCCCCTTGGGTTTGTTGATGGCAATGTAGATCAGGGGCTGCTCAATCGTAACCGGTTTGCCGTCCACCGCCACGCGGTCCGATTGGGGGTCGATCTTACTGCCCAGTGCCGTAATCACGACGCCGTTTACACTGACGCGGCCTTCCAGGATAAAAGTCTCGGCCTTGCGGCGGGAGCTGAATCCGGCAGTGGAAAGAAATTTTTGGAGGCGCATCAATTCCATAATATTATCCCAGCTTAGAAAACATGTTCCTTAGGGCCGGGTCAGAGTATACCGGGTTTGCCTTGGATTTTTTTAAAAATACAAATTCCAAATTACAAAAAAATCTCAAATATCAATGTTCAATGACCAAAACCTTTAAGGACGAAACGTTGTTTAAATCTTCGAATTTTTGTCATTGGAATTTGTTTGTTATTTGGAATTTGACATTTGTAATTTACACAAGTGGCTGAAAATCAAACCATGTAAAGTACCCCTATGATCGAATATTTACTCGGAACGATTCAGGATCGATAATCCGCATTAATCCGCACATAGTCGAGTGAAAAGTCGCAGGTATAGACAGAATCGGATTCGCTCCCGAGATGCAGATCGATTGTGACGGTAAATTCCGGGGTCTTGAGAACCCGGGTGGCTTCAGCTTCAACAGATTTGCCGCAGCCCATGCCGGCTTTGACCATCTGGACGTCGTTGAAAAACACATCGATCCTGTCGGGATCTATGGGAACATCGGCGCGGCCGGCTGCGCCCAGAATTCTCCCCCAGTTGGCGTCTTCCCCGAAAAAGGCGGTTTTAACCAGATTCGAGCCGGCGATGGTATTGGCGATGCGATGGGCATCCAGTGCGCTGCGCGCACCTTTGACCCGGATTTCCACAAGTTTAGTGGCGCCTTCGCCGTCTTTTACCAGCATTTTGGCCAGCTCTAGACAAGCGTCATTCAGCAGGGGCTGAAAATGTTGAAGTGCTTCCGAATCAGATATCCGCACCCCGGACAGGCCGTTGGCCAGGACCAGGGCGGTGTCGTTGGTGCTGGTGTCGCCGTCGATGGTGATGCGGTTAAACGTATGCCGGACGGCGCTGTTCAAGGCCTCTTGTAGCATTTCGGCGGAAATTTCAACGTCGGTGCAGATGAAGGACAGCATGGTGGCCATATCGGGGTGGATCATGCCGGCCCCCTTGGCAACCCCCAAAATGGTGAAAGGTTTGTCGCGGATGCGGCCTTCTTTAAAGACGATTTTGGGAACGGTGTCTGTGGTCATGATAGCTTCGGCAAGCTTGAAAACACCGTCCGGTTGCAGGGATTTTACCAGTTCCGGCGCGGCTGCGTCTATTTTTTCAATGGGCAGGGGTTCGCCGATAACGCCGGTGGATGCCACCAGCACCAGGTCTTCGGCGATGCCGAGCTGGGCGGCCGTGACCTGCGCCATTCTGGCGGCATGCGCCATGCCTTTTTGGCCGGTGCAGCAGTTGGCGTTGCCGCTGTTGACGATAACGGCCTGACAGCGGCCGGATTGAATGCGCTGCCGGTCGTAGCGAACCGGCGCGGCCTGGACCTTGTTTCGGGTAAATACGCCGGCAACGGTTGCCGGAACTTCCGAAAAAATCAGGGCCAGGTCGGGCTTTCCGTTTTTTTTAAGGCCGGCGACGACGCCGGCAGCTTTAAATCCGCGGCAGACAGGTTGGATAGCCATCGTTTATCCTTTAAATGGTTTTGTAGATTTTCAAATAATAACTTGATCGCGTCAGCATGCAATTCGTCAAATGTTTGTTGTCCTTTGTCAGTGGTGAATCTACCATTTGACAGAATCAGCAGTTAAAGTCAACGGCATCATGGCATCCCGGAGACCTCGATGCTTCCAAAGATCCAAAACCGTAAACTTCATTTGACAGCCGTGCTTGTTTTAAATTAAGTATTGTGGAAACGATCGGGTTAATTTCCTCTAAACAGTTTTTTGCTGCCGGCCCATTTCTGAAAATAGCGGGCTGCTGCACGTTATTCAAAAGATGAAAGAAACGATTGCGACATGCCCGTCCTGTAAGGGGGATCTTGTTATTCTAAGGACGTGACGGCAGGTGCTGTTACGCTGCCGGTCCTGCAGCGCTTTTTATCCCCTGGAAATGTTTCTGGATGAGATGGATGACGGGTTTGAACAAAAACTTGGCAATATACCCGTTGACCGGATATAATACCGCCACAGCGTGCAAACGCCAGGTAATGCCTGATGGTTTTACAAAGTCTCTTTCCTGTTTTCGCCCTCATCGCACTGGGTGTGCTGCTGAAGCACTTCAGCCTGACCAATGACGCCTTCCTGAAGACTTCGGACAAACTTATTTATTTTATTTTTTTCCCGATGATGCTGTTCTGGAAAATCGGGGGCGCCGCCGCAACGTCTGCGATCGACTGGAAATTCTGTGCGGCGGCCATCTGCGCCGTCCTGGGTGTATATATTTTGAGCACCGCTTTTATAAACTTTAAAGTGACGCCTTTTCAGGCCGGTTCATTTTCCCAGAGCTGCTATCGATTCAACACCTATATCGGCATGGCCATTGTGATGAACGCTCTGGGAGAAGAGGGGGTCCGTCGCTTCGGGGTTTTAATCGGGTTTCTCATTCCCATCATTAACCTGATGGCGGTGTCCACCCTGATCTGGTTTTCGGCCGGGCAGTTTACAAAACGCCAACGGGTCCGGTTCACTCTGAAAGCGCTGGTATCAAATCCCCTGATTCTGGCCTGTTTTGCCGGGATCGCGTTTTCCCAGGCCGGGTTGTCCTTTCCGGTTTTTCTGAATAACACCTTCAATCTGACTTCCATGGTGACCCTGCCCCTGGCACTGCTTTCCATCGGCGGCGTTCTGAATTTGAAAAGTCTGCAGGGTAACTTTAAGTTGTCCCTGACGGCTGCGCTTTTCAAACTGCTGGTCCTGCCGGGGGTCGGTTATTTTTTTATGAAGCTTTTTGGCGTTACGGACCTGTCGTTCCGGGTGGGGATGGTATATTTCGCTCTGCCGACTTCTACCGCCCTGTATGTGCTTTCCGCCCAGCTCCACAGTGATACGGAACTGGCTTCGGCCGCCATTGTACTTTCAACGATCTTGTCGTTTGTTTCGCTGACAGTCGCGTTATTGATATGAAGATGGGGATCAATCGAAGCCATGCGGAAAAATTTTAAACTGACAATCGAGTACGATGGCAGCGGATTTTACGGCTGGCAGCGTCAAAAGAACGACCGGACGGTTCAGGGAGTGATTGAGGCAGCGATTGCGACCATGACCGGCGAGACGGTTACCCTGATCGGTTCGGGCCGCACCGATGCCGGCGTCCATGCCCGGGGACAGGTGGCAAACTTTCTGTGTGAAACCGAGCTGACGGCACCGATATTTGAACGGGGGCTCAACAGCCTGCTGTCGGAGGATGTGGTTGTCCGGTACTGCCACCAGGTGGACGAATCCTTTCATGCCCGCTATAGCGTCAAAAGCAAGATCTATCAGTACCGTATATTGAACCGGGTTATTCCGGTGGCTGTGGGCCGTCAGTATTGCTGGTTTATTCGCAGAAACATAGACGTAGAGACCATGCGCGCCGCCGCGGGTTATATCGTCGGCAGTCACGATTTTAAAGCGTTTGAGGGCGCCGGCAGTCCCAGGTCCAGTACCATTCGGCAGGTTATACGGGCCGAATGGCAGATGCCGAAACCCGACCAACATGTTTTTGAAATCGAGGCCGATGGGTTTTTGCGGTATATGGTGCGCAATCTGGTGGGCACCCTGGTGCAGGTGGGTTTGGGGAAACTAACGCCGGAGGATTTCAAGGGGATTCTGTTTTCCACCGATCGAAACCAGGCCGGCGCCACCGCTCCGCCCCAGGGGTTGTTCTTAATGGAAGTCAAGTATTAAAAACCCATGGTCGTTCGCTTTAACCCCTACATCCCTCATTTTTTTCCCAAGCGCATTCCGATGAGTCCGATTTCAAAAAGCAGGTAGAGCGGGATACCCATTAAAGACATGTTAAAGACATCGGGGGTCGGGGTCAGCAGGGCGGCGATGATCGCAACAGCCAGAATGGCATAGCGCCGGTGGGCGGCCAGGGTTTGTACGTTAACGATGCCGATTTTACCCAGCAGCACCATCGCTAGGGGCAATTCAAAAATGATGCCGAAGCCGAATATGAACAGCAGGCAAAATGAAACGAACTTTTTGACGGATATCAGTGCTTCGATATGGGCGTTTTCATAACTGAGCAAAAACTGCGCACCGTAGGGAAGCGAGATGGTCAGGCAAAAGAGCGCTCCTATGTAGAAAAGCACGATGGATGACAGCCAGAAGCCGATCATCATTTTGCGGGTAAAAGAAGGGAAAAGCGGCGGCAACCCGGCCAGCACCGCATAGAGAAAGTACGGTATGCTGACAAAAATGCCGACGCCCAGGGCCAGGAGCAGAAGCGCGAAAAACGATTCCGGAATGCCGAAGGCCACCAGCTTTACGCCGGTGATTCGCTGGACATATTTCAGGATCGGTTCGCTGACATAGTAGCCGCAGATCGAAAAAGCCAGAACCACGATGCCGATCCGAACCAGGGAATTCCGGAAGGATTCAAAGAAGGCCAGAATCCGCTCCGGATTTCGACTGATTTTTTCCGAAAGGGTCATACCGTCACCCCATAGATATCAATTGCGCAGGTCCATTTAAAGGCGACTGCTGTGACAAGAGCTGCCTATTGGTCATTTGCTGCCTGCTGTTTCATTTCAGCGATGCGCTGATTGTAAAAGGAAATGACTTCTCGGCGGTTCAGCATGCCGATCAGATGCCCGGGGTCGTCTTCTTTTACCACCGGCAGGCTGTCGATATTTCGGGTTGTAAACTTTTGCAGGACCGAGTTCAAGTCGTCCGATGGGGTGGTGACGATGATATTCTTGGTGGCGATATCCTCCATGACAACGAGGTGTTCGATTTCCTGTGAAAAAAGAACACCGCGCACGTCGTTGACGGAGAAGATGCCGATGAGTTTTCCGCTGCTGTCCATCACCGGGAAATAATGCTGGGTCGTTTCGGAAAAATACTTTTTAAACTCCAGAAAGGGCATGTTGCGCGGAATCAGGTCCACCTTTTTAACCAGGGGTATGAGGTCATGTACCCGGATGGCCTGGAGAATATCCACGAAAAAATCGCCTGCATGGGCAGGGGAGTCCACTTTGCTTTTGACCTGTTTTTCGTAAATGGTCCATCTGCGGGCGGCCAGATAGGAAACAGAACAGACCAGCAGGCTGGGCAGCAGCAGGTGATACGAGTTGGTCATCTCGCTGACAAAGATGATGGTTGAGATCGGCGTGTTGGAGACCGCCGTAAAAAAACCCGCCATTCCCACCACCACAAAGGCCCCGGGTTCAGTGACCACCGTGGGCATGATCAGATTGAAAATTTTTCCGATGACACCCCCCATGGCCCCGCCGATTACCACCGACGGGCCGAATACGCCGCCGCTTCCACCGGAGCCGATGGAAAAGGAGGTGGTGAGAATTTTGCCGATGGCCAACAGCAGCAGAAAAGAAATGGTGAGTTCGTTTTTCAGTGCCATCTGGGCAAAGCCGTAGCCGAATGCCAGTGTTTGCGGCAGAAAGAATCCGATGATGCCGGTGCAGAGTCCGCCAAGGGCGGGTTTGATGTGATTCGGCAGTTTTAAAGACTTGAACAGGCGGGTGATGCCGTAAAAAGACTTGATGTAAAATACGCCGGTGGCCACCAGCACCAGGGATAGAACCAGGTAAGGTCCCAACGCCAGAGGATTGCGAAAATGAAAGTAGGGGGTTTCAAAGAGAGATCCCCAGCCGAATACCAGGCAGAAAATGCAGTAGGCCACCACCGAGGAGATGCCCGCAGGGATAATGACTTCGGATTCAAAGTCGGGGTCCCGGTACAGCACTTCAGCGGCAAACAGGGCGCCGGCCAGGGGCGCCCGGAAAATGCTGCCGACTCCGGCGCTGATGCCGGCCGCCACCATGATTCTGCGTTCGCGGTTTGACAATTTGAGTTTGGTCGCCAGAAAGGAACCGAACCCGGCGCCGATCTGGGCGATGGGTCCTTCGCGGCCGCCGGAACCGCCGGTTGTCAGGGTAATGGCCGAGGCAATGGTTTTGATGATGGGGACGCGGCCGCGGATGAATCCGCCTTTGCGGTGATAAGCATCAATGGCGGCGTCGGTGCCGTGGCCTTCGGCTTCGGGTGCGTAGGTGTATACCAGCCAGCCGCTCACCAAGCCCCCCAGGGCCGGGAGAAAAAGCAGGATCCAGCGGTTGAACGGCGTTTGGGTAGGGGTCAGCAGCCGATGTTCTCCGGCCGGGTTCGGCGGCCGGTAGCCGGCCATTAAATCCAGAAAGTAGTGAACCCCCAGTTCGCAGAGATAATGAAAAACAATTGAACCCAGTCCGGCAATCACGCCGATCAGGATAAAGTAAATCGTCCACTTGCCGGCATGGGCGATGTCAAATGACAGGAGTTTTTCGGCCAAGCTGCTGAACGCTTTTTTAAGAGACGTGGCAATGACGGACATCATTTCCCCGGCGTCTTCAAATCTTCTAACCCCTTGAGGACCAGGTCAAACAATTCCGGGATCTGTTTTTCTTCCATAGATGAAAACGCCACCCTGAGATTGTTTTTGCCCAGGGCGATGAGGCCGACGCCGTATTTGTCCAGCAGATGCAGCCGCAGGGTTTCAGCGTCCACATCTTTTAGGCGAATACACATGAAATAGCCGGAATTAAAGGGATAAACATCCCAGGCGGTCCGGTATTTCGGATCGGCCAGCACTTCCTTGACCCGTTTGGCCCGGCGCTGCAGGACATTGAATTTTTCTTCCTTTTCACGCGCATAACGGGGATCCTGCATGGACTTTAGGACAATCGACTGGCTCAGGAGGGCGGCATTGGATATATTGCTGCGGATGCAGCCGCCGGTTTTTTTGGCAAGGGCCTCGTAAACCAATTCCGGATTCTTTTCGATTTTGCTGCCGTAAGTGATGAATCCGACCCGCAACCCCCAGACAAAACTTTCCTTGGTGGCGCCGTCGAGTTTTACCGCAAGCAGCCGCGGGTGCCGGTCGCACAGGCGTGCGAAAAGGGATTCCTTTAACGTATCGGCTTCATAAAAAAGGCCGAAATAGGCATCATCCGCTACGGCAAGGACGTTGGTGCCTTCCCGGGCGATTGCGGTGAGGATTTCGACAATGCGGTCGCCTTCGGCTGCCGTGATGGAATAGCCCGAGGGGTTTTGGGGAAAGTTCATCAGGACGGTAATTTTGCTGTTTCGTTGGGCTTCGGCCCGGACCGTTTCCTCAAAGGCCTTTAGGTTAAAGCCGCCGTTTTCGGAAAAGAGGGTATGCTGGCTGACGCGGGCGCCCCTTCTGAGTTTAAAAATCAGATTATAATTTCCCCAGATCATGTCCGGGAGGATGATGACATCATCTTTGTCGATAAACAGATCCGCAAACACGCTAAGGGAATGGGTGATGCCGTTGGCAACCACGGGCAGGCTGACCGTTTTCCCCTTCAACGAAGGATTTTTGGCAACCATGGCCTCCAGCCAGGCTTTTCTCAGGGCGGGAATGCCGAAAGAAGGGGCATAGTTTACGGATGTTTCCGGCGGCAGACCGCAGATGGTGTCCATGACCGAGGGAAGAAACATGGTGCCGCCGCCTTCGGTGGCGATTCCGATGGTGGCATTGATGCGATGGGCCTTCTCCTTGGCTTCGGCACTCTGGCTTAAAATTCCTTTCGGAAAAAAAAGGGTCTTGCCGATCGGGGAGAGCATTTCCATGATATGGGGATTGCCCGTTTCAATGATATGGTTAAGTTCCAATGCAATGGGATCCATCAATCTCAACCCTCCTATGATTAGGTGTCTGTAATCTTAATGTCTTATAAAACCTTAACGGTAAATATTACGAATAGCTTATCACTAATACTGCGCCTGATGTAAAACTGTGTTTACCGCTGTGAGGAAAAAAATGTCAAGGGAAAAGATGCTGAAAAAACAGATAAATGTCGTCGCGTGGACAAAAAAACCCCGTCCCTTTTAGGGGCGGGGTTTACCGTCGGATTGCGGTTATATTTTTCTATTTGTTTCCGCGTTTGGAAGCCTTGATCGGATTGACTTTCTTCTGGGTTGTCGGCGCTGCAGTTGAAACAACATGAGAAGCCAGGTTGCACCGGCCGGATTTCCATTTGATAGTCGGATCCGGACACGCCATACAATACCAGGCGGAATTAAACTGGATATTGCGGTTGCAACCATTGCATTGATCCACTACTTCATGGCAAATTCCGCCATTGAATGAACACCCTTTGGACGTCATAAAAGGACATTCCTTACCTTGTTTTACCGTTGCACAATTCATTGGAATCACCCCCCTTTTTCATTTTCTGGAAAATAAAAAGCCAGGCAATAAATCCCGGCTTCAATAGTCTGGGAAAAAACTGACGAAATATAATTAGTATATTCAGACTTGTCAACTAATTTTTTTGCAATGCTTATCACGATTTTACAGAAGCCGCTCTCTTTTTCCGGGCGGCCTTGATCCATCCCCAAACCAAGGTTGTTGTTTTCAGCAGGATGACGATGATCAGGTGGCATATGCAATACCATACCACGATGTATTGTATTACGCGAAAAGGGTGCATTCTAAAAATACTGTTTTCCACAGGTTTTCCTTAAACCAGGATCGTTATAGCGGTTGTCAAAAAAACGTTCCGTTACCCCCAACGTTTTTTTTCTACAACCGCTTATACCGCAATTCATTGTATCGGAACTTTATTATGGAAAGCGGTATACTGTCGTTTTTAGGCCCGGGGGTGCATGCCTTTAGGCAAATTGTCAAAATACATTCCTTGCCAGGGGATAATGATTAAATATTCCTTATGTCTTTTCAATTCGATTTTTGCGTATTCTGATGATGAAAATAGTTTTGTCGTTTTCGAGTCCGACTTTCCTTCAAGGTTGGTTACGATGGAAACATGTTCGATCTCACCCCAGGGGATAAAAATAGGCGGCATCAGGTAAGAGAACGGAAAAGGCTTTTTAATAACCACCCCGGCTTTCATTATCCCGGAAATAACTTTATTTCTGGCATAATGTCCGCAAATGTTCGCTTTTCCGTAATTCAGGAGAATATTTTCATATTTAGAATCTGCCTCATTCAGCGGAAAGGCCTTTCTGATCGGATACCATTTCATCACACGAAACATATAAACAAAATTAGCCGCCAGGATAACGGCAAGCACCGATAAGGTGAAGATGGGAGAACTGGTCATATTTGTGCCCTTTTAAATATAGGCAAACCTCCGGTTTGCGGTCTGCATCATGAATATTTGCCTTGAGGAATAATCTAAAGTGGCTGTAACCGCAAGACTTTTCTATGATACCAAAGCAACGCTAAAGGCAGCCGGCTTTTCAGGTTTAAATTATTTCGTTTGAATGTAAAAATCCCTATAGAAAAATCATGTAAAGATTTGGGCCTGGTCCGGATGTAAAGTGCGGATTTACCATGCAGCCCAGGGGTGATTAAGAGTGGAATCAGCGCTGTTTCCAAAAGAGCTCTTGATTTTTAGACCAAAAAGCGGCATTTATGTCTCTAAACAACAGTCTCAGTGATTATTTAACGGGAAAAAATCTGATTCATGATTATAGATGAAGCCATTGAAGTCCTGAAAATTGAAGCCGAGGGGATCCTGAAATTAGCAGACCGCATCGGGAGTGATTTCGCCGAGATGGTCGACTTGATTTATCATTCCACCGGCAGAGTGATCGTTGCCGGCATCGGCAAGTCCGGCATTGTCGGCCGCAAGATCGTGGCGACCCTGAACAGCACCGGGACCCGGTCTTTGTTTTTGCATCCGGTTGAAGCCATGCACGGCGATCTGGGCATCGTCAGCCGGGATGACATCTTCCTGGCCTTGTCCAACAGCGGCGAAACCGATGAGATCAATATCCTGGTCCCCAGTATCCGCAATATCGGATGCAAGGTGATCACGTTTACCGGCAACAAAGCGTCAAGCCTTGCAAAATTGAGCGATATCGTCATTGACACGCACGTGGCTCGCGAAGCTTGCCCCATGGGTCTGGCCCCCACCGCCAGCACCACGGCCCAGCTTGCCATGGGGGATGCCCTGGCCGTCGTGCTTATTAATATGCGACATTTCAAATCCAGTGATTTTAGAAAAATCCATCCGGGCGGGAATCTCGGCCAGCGGCTTTCCAACAGTGTGGCGGATATTATGCTCACGGGAAACGCGATCCCCCTGGTTTTTGAATCGGCCGCCATGACGGCCGCCATTGGTGAAATGAACCGGCTGGAATTGGGTGCGGTCCTGATTGTTGATAAAAACCAAACCCTGACCGGGATTATTACAGATGGCGACTTGCGGCGTGCGATCGTGACCCGCAAAGATATTTTCAGCCTGCCGCTGGATGCGGTGATGACAAAGAATCCCAGAACCCTTGGCCCGGATTCACCCGCTTATGATGCCTTGAACATAATGGAAAAATACCAGATTACCATACTACCCATAACGGATGGGGAGGGAAAGGTGGCGGGCATCCTGCATCTGCATGACATTCTGGGAAAAGGTGCGTTTAAATTTAACGGGTTGAGCGCTGCCTGCTGAAGACCGTCGTCCGGTTTGGCCATTCGCGCTATTAAGACCTGCCGTTAACCTGAAGGTAAAAGGTGTGCCATGGATTATCGTACCATTGAAACCGCCATTCCGGTCCTGGGCGAAGCCAAGATTCCGTCGCCGCTGCAGCGGGAAGAGCGCGGTTCGGCTGAACGGTATTTTGTGGAGGATACCGACAGGATCAGCATCGATGTCAATGTCGGCAACCTGCAGCAAATGCTCACAGACGGAGCAACGCTGCCTTCCTTTGAGTTGGCCGGCCCCCGCCGGAAAGTCTATTTCGATTCCAGCAAGCTGCGCTGCGCGCTGGTTACCTGCGGCGGGCTTTGCCCCGGCCTGAACGACATTGTCCGCTCTGTTGTTCTGGAGCTTTATTTCGGCTACGGGGTGCGGCATGTCTACGGCATCAAGTACGGACTGCAGGGGTTTATTCCGTCTTACGGGCATGAAGTATTGGAGCTTGATCCGTCTGCGGTTGCCAGCATCCATGAGATGGGCGGGACCATCCTGGGTTCATCCCGGGGGCCGCAGGACATAGAAGGCATCATCGACAGCCTGGAGCGCATGAACATCGGCATCCTGTTTGTGATCGGCGGCGACGGCACCATGATGGCCGCCAATAAAATCGCCGATGCTATTTTTAGCAGAAAATTGAAAATCAGCGTTGTCGGCATCCCCAAAACCATTGACAATGATATCCACCTGGTCTCGCGTTCCTTTGGTTTTGATACGGCCGTGGATGTCGCCACCCGGGCGATCCGGGGCGCCCATGCCGAGGCCGAAGGGTATCCCAA is drawn from Desulfobacterales bacterium and contains these coding sequences:
- a CDS encoding AbrB/MazE/SpoVT family DNA-binding domain-containing protein, which encodes MIIAKTTEKGHVIIPAALRKKHNIKKGTRVAISEGEGNVILIKPIPDDPIEASRGMLKGKTSLVKALLRDRGEEAKRG
- a CDS encoding type II toxin-antitoxin system VapC family toxin; amino-acid sequence: MDSAYVLDSYALIAHFEDEAGGEQVRKVLKAAHAGKTKLYMSVINLGEIYYNTYRERGREKADEAVFMMEQLPVTIVNADMEITMEAAGLKSTHSVAYADCFAAALGIRKKAKVITGDPEFKRFGEKVMVEWL
- a CDS encoding pseudouridine synthase; amino-acid sequence: MELMRLQKFLSTAGFSSRRKAETFILEGRVSVNGVVITALGSKIDPQSDRVAVDGKPVTIEQPLIYIAINKPKGVVASCEQKNDRIVLDLIDIPERVYPVGRLDKDSCGLLLLTNDGRLHHRLSHPSFDHEKEYEVAVADPIPDGALKHMEKGLPMMGTKTRPARIKRLSPRRFRMVLQEGKNRQIRRMLRKVGHQVTDLKRIRVANIRLGNLAEGAWRYLSEREKEELLQNL
- the argJ gene encoding bifunctional glutamate N-acetyltransferase/amino-acid acetyltransferase ArgJ, which codes for MAIQPVCRGFKAAGVVAGLKKNGKPDLALIFSEVPATVAGVFTRNKVQAAPVRYDRQRIQSGRCQAVIVNSGNANCCTGQKGMAHAARMAQVTAAQLGIAEDLVLVASTGVIGEPLPIEKIDAAAPELVKSLQPDGVFKLAEAIMTTDTVPKIVFKEGRIRDKPFTILGVAKGAGMIHPDMATMLSFICTDVEISAEMLQEALNSAVRHTFNRITIDGDTSTNDTALVLANGLSGVRISDSEALQHFQPLLNDACLELAKMLVKDGEGATKLVEIRVKGARSALDAHRIANTIAGSNLVKTAFFGEDANWGRILGAAGRADVPIDPDRIDVFFNDVQMVKAGMGCGKSVEAEATRVLKTPEFTVTIDLHLGSESDSVYTCDFSLDYVRINADYRS
- a CDS encoding dual CXXC motif small (seleno)protein — protein: MLLRCRSCSAFYPLEMFLDEMDDGFEQKLGNIPVDRI
- a CDS encoding AEC family transporter, giving the protein MVLQSLFPVFALIALGVLLKHFSLTNDAFLKTSDKLIYFIFFPMMLFWKIGGAAATSAIDWKFCAAAICAVLGVYILSTAFINFKVTPFQAGSFSQSCYRFNTYIGMAIVMNALGEEGVRRFGVLIGFLIPIINLMAVSTLIWFSAGQFTKRQRVRFTLKALVSNPLILACFAGIAFSQAGLSFPVFLNNTFNLTSMVTLPLALLSIGGVLNLKSLQGNFKLSLTAALFKLLVLPGVGYFFMKLFGVTDLSFRVGMVYFALPTSTALYVLSAQLHSDTELASAAIVLSTILSFVSLTVALLI
- the truA gene encoding tRNA pseudouridine(38-40) synthase TruA, with protein sequence MRKNFKLTIEYDGSGFYGWQRQKNDRTVQGVIEAAIATMTGETVTLIGSGRTDAGVHARGQVANFLCETELTAPIFERGLNSLLSEDVVVRYCHQVDESFHARYSVKSKIYQYRILNRVIPVAVGRQYCWFIRRNIDVETMRAAAGYIVGSHDFKAFEGAGSPRSSTIRQVIRAEWQMPKPDQHVFEIEADGFLRYMVRNLVGTLVQVGLGKLTPEDFKGILFSTDRNQAGATAPPQGLFLMEVKY
- a CDS encoding twin-arginine translocase subunit TatC — translated: MTLSEKISRNPERILAFFESFRNSLVRIGIVVLAFSICGYYVSEPILKYVQRITGVKLVAFGIPESFFALLLLALGVGIFVSIPYFLYAVLAGLPPLFPSFTRKMMIGFWLSSIVLFYIGALFCLTISLPYGAQFLLSYENAHIEALISVKKFVSFCLLFIFGFGIIFELPLAMVLLGKIGIVNVQTLAAHRRYAILAVAIIAALLTPTPDVFNMSLMGIPLYLLFEIGLIGMRLGKK